Proteins from one Diprion similis isolate iyDipSimi1 chromosome 3, iyDipSimi1.1, whole genome shotgun sequence genomic window:
- the LOC124404558 gene encoding zinc finger protein on ecdysone puffs isoform X2 yields MRRPMENRRSEPYKMGPRARDGPAGRRGQSAQQSRANQSGNQRINGNQNQHRNDKSSKPNPASKQNQTATVKKESQDVKTSDFEKADTSDLKSEDTDDVDTKKRDWKDEKTEESTIKSDTGEDLGQNDDTPSSGKSGEATEPPKDGDTSTASTDKEGKGSSKKCEIRHAESRYADVPMTRMFCHVCNKHMWDGYSFENHLRGRAHQLMMDKLDESYKLKVDLMRHELRVAEEQRELSLTNSKRRGKKVSVDLSVREYCTMCDLNFYGTLSIHRKSEKHQQLKTFLHPRCLECAKEFPSRIEYDEHCLTPTHMKLMVPVEDQRKSKKKEKLPKGESEISTVEDEEKEVLKAETKNEKEEELPESTPLIIDFSDVTSDPKYKIPTFKQCRTKQITIGKSMVKEVSGYYCEKCRRFMLTSDDMTAHLRGITHYRNFVQEVKSQISKSMIDAAAKTTEEAEADKDQDMIEKDSEEYEGNWKRRKAAHSEDEDGSDPKKPNEEKDSEISTAVKPIDGDKKYDPLEADAESEDENHESEGKKSSAEKVWADMDNDIDVEIGNLLEDDTGEEKVSTLEPQNTPQKLEKEITPIIKSTNQNSPRGRGGGYRSRGNRARRSRR; encoded by the exons ATGCGTCGTCCTATGGAAAACCGTCGCTCAGAGCCCTACAAG ATGGGCCCTCGCGCCCGAGATGGCCCTGCTGGGCGACGTGGCCAATCTGCGCAACAATCTCGTGCAAACCAGTCCGGCAATCAACGTATCAATGGAAACCAAAATCAGCATCGCAACGATAAATCTTCTAAACCAAATCCTGCCTCTAAGCAAAATCAAACTGCCACTGTCAAAAAGGAATCACAGGATGTTAAGActtctgattttgaaaaagctgATACATCTGATTTAAAAAG TGAAGATACCGACGATGTTGACACTAAAAAACGCGAttggaaagatgaaaaaacggAAGAATCTACAATTAAATCTGATACTGGGGAAGATCTGGGTCAAAACGACGACACTCCGTCGTCGGGAAAATCAGGAGAGGCTACAGAACCTCCAAAAGATGGAGATACCTCAACTGCATCTACTGACAAGGAAGGAAAAGGAAGCAGCAAGAAGTGCGAAATTCGGCATGCAGAGAGTCGTTATGCCGATGTTCCCATGACCCGCATGTTTTGTCACGTCTGCAATAAGCATATGTGGGACGGTTAT TCTTTCGAAAACCATCTTCGTGGACGTGCACATCAGTTGATGATGGACAAACTGGATGAATCTTATAAACTGAAGGTAGATTTGATGAGACATGAATTACGCGTGGCTGAGGAGCAACGCGAACTTAGTTTGACCAATTCAAAACGTCGTGGCAAAAAG GTTTCTGTTGACCTAAGCGTTCGAGAGTACTGTACAATGTGtgatctcaatttttatggaaCCTTGTCAATCCATCGTAAAAGCGAGAAGCATCAacaattgaaaacatttttacatCCGCGTTGTTTAGAATGTGCCAAGGAATTTCCATCTCGTATCGAATATGACGAACATTGTCTTACACCGACCCACATGAAATTGATGGTACCAGTTGAAGATCaacgaaaaagcaaaaagaaag AAAAACTACCCAAGGGAGAATCTGAGATCAGTACTGTCGAAGACGAGGAAAAAGAAGTTCTAAAAGCAGAAACAAAgaatgagaaagaagaagaattgcCTGAAAGTACTCCACTCATAATTGACTTTAGCGATGTCACGAGCGATCCTAAATACAAAATACCAACTTTCAAACAATGCCGAACCAAGCAAATTACTATCG GGAAATCGATGGTAAAAGAAGTTAGTGGGTATTATTGTGAGAAATGCCGTCGCTTCATGCTTACATCTGATGACATGACTGCCCATTTACGAGGAATCACTCATTATCGTAACTTCGTACAAGAAGTTAAGTCTCAAATATCTAAATCCATGATTGACGCCGCTGCAAAGACTACAGAAGAAGCCGAA GCAGACAAGGACCAAGACATGATTGAAAAGGACAGCGAGGAATACGAGGGTAATTGGAAACGGCGTAAAGCAGCCCATTCAGAAGACGAAGATGGTTCAGATCCCAAAAAGCCGAATGAAGAAAAGGACAGTGAAATATCTACCGCGGTAAAGCCAATCGATGGCGACAAAAAGTATGATCCGTTGGAGGCTGATGCTGAAAGTGAAGATGAGAATCATGAgagtgagggaaaaaaatcgtctgCCGAAAAAGTGTGGGCTGATATGGATAATGACATTGATGTTGAAATTGGCAATTTACTCGAAGACGATACTGGTGAGGAGAAGGTGTCAACTTTAGAACCTCAGAATACACCacagaaattagaaaaagaaattactcCAATTATCAAGTCTACCAATCAAAACTCACCGCGCGGACGTGGTGGCGGTTACCGTTCGCGTGGAAACCGAGCGCGGAGATCACGTCGTTGA
- the LOC124404558 gene encoding zinc finger protein on ecdysone puffs isoform X1, translated as MSFNRGTKRDAFGNRGFNRNAGNAGGGVNPWEGGMMPGRGILPTPNNNLALASPQAQLAIASNLLSNLLRGQQDVQPQVPSLLSLGNNFGGPGPNFRGQQPFGPGRFNDRPMRRPMENRRSEPYKMGPRARDGPAGRRGQSAQQSRANQSGNQRINGNQNQHRNDKSSKPNPASKQNQTATVKKESQDVKTSDFEKADTSDLKSEDTDDVDTKKRDWKDEKTEESTIKSDTGEDLGQNDDTPSSGKSGEATEPPKDGDTSTASTDKEGKGSSKKCEIRHAESRYADVPMTRMFCHVCNKHMWDGYSFENHLRGRAHQLMMDKLDESYKLKVDLMRHELRVAEEQRELSLTNSKRRGKKVSVDLSVREYCTMCDLNFYGTLSIHRKSEKHQQLKTFLHPRCLECAKEFPSRIEYDEHCLTPTHMKLMVPVEDQRKSKKKEKLPKGESEISTVEDEEKEVLKAETKNEKEEELPESTPLIIDFSDVTSDPKYKIPTFKQCRTKQITIGKSMVKEVSGYYCEKCRRFMLTSDDMTAHLRGITHYRNFVQEVKSQISKSMIDAAAKTTEEAEADKDQDMIEKDSEEYEGNWKRRKAAHSEDEDGSDPKKPNEEKDSEISTAVKPIDGDKKYDPLEADAESEDENHESEGKKSSAEKVWADMDNDIDVEIGNLLEDDTGEEKVSTLEPQNTPQKLEKEITPIIKSTNQNSPRGRGGGYRSRGNRARRSRR; from the exons ATGTCGTTCAACCGAGGAACAAAGAGGGATGCTTTTGGGAATCGTGGATTCAATCGGAATGCTGGGAATGCTGGGGGTGGAGTTAATCCTTGGGAAGGAGGCATGATGCCTGGGCGTGGAATCTTGCCTACACCTAACAACAATCTTGCTCTTGCTTCACCACAGGCTCAACTTGCGATAGCCAGCAATCTTCTCTCTAATCTGCTCCGTGGTCAACAAGATGTACAACCGCAG GTGCCTTCGTTATTAAGTCTTGGAAACAACTTTGGTGGGCCAGGGCCAAATTTTCGAGGTCAACAGCCTTTTGGGCCTGGTCGTTTTAATGACCGTCCAATGCGTCGTCCTATGGAAAACCGTCGCTCAGAGCCCTACAAG ATGGGCCCTCGCGCCCGAGATGGCCCTGCTGGGCGACGTGGCCAATCTGCGCAACAATCTCGTGCAAACCAGTCCGGCAATCAACGTATCAATGGAAACCAAAATCAGCATCGCAACGATAAATCTTCTAAACCAAATCCTGCCTCTAAGCAAAATCAAACTGCCACTGTCAAAAAGGAATCACAGGATGTTAAGActtctgattttgaaaaagctgATACATCTGATTTAAAAAG TGAAGATACCGACGATGTTGACACTAAAAAACGCGAttggaaagatgaaaaaacggAAGAATCTACAATTAAATCTGATACTGGGGAAGATCTGGGTCAAAACGACGACACTCCGTCGTCGGGAAAATCAGGAGAGGCTACAGAACCTCCAAAAGATGGAGATACCTCAACTGCATCTACTGACAAGGAAGGAAAAGGAAGCAGCAAGAAGTGCGAAATTCGGCATGCAGAGAGTCGTTATGCCGATGTTCCCATGACCCGCATGTTTTGTCACGTCTGCAATAAGCATATGTGGGACGGTTAT TCTTTCGAAAACCATCTTCGTGGACGTGCACATCAGTTGATGATGGACAAACTGGATGAATCTTATAAACTGAAGGTAGATTTGATGAGACATGAATTACGCGTGGCTGAGGAGCAACGCGAACTTAGTTTGACCAATTCAAAACGTCGTGGCAAAAAG GTTTCTGTTGACCTAAGCGTTCGAGAGTACTGTACAATGTGtgatctcaatttttatggaaCCTTGTCAATCCATCGTAAAAGCGAGAAGCATCAacaattgaaaacatttttacatCCGCGTTGTTTAGAATGTGCCAAGGAATTTCCATCTCGTATCGAATATGACGAACATTGTCTTACACCGACCCACATGAAATTGATGGTACCAGTTGAAGATCaacgaaaaagcaaaaagaaag AAAAACTACCCAAGGGAGAATCTGAGATCAGTACTGTCGAAGACGAGGAAAAAGAAGTTCTAAAAGCAGAAACAAAgaatgagaaagaagaagaattgcCTGAAAGTACTCCACTCATAATTGACTTTAGCGATGTCACGAGCGATCCTAAATACAAAATACCAACTTTCAAACAATGCCGAACCAAGCAAATTACTATCG GGAAATCGATGGTAAAAGAAGTTAGTGGGTATTATTGTGAGAAATGCCGTCGCTTCATGCTTACATCTGATGACATGACTGCCCATTTACGAGGAATCACTCATTATCGTAACTTCGTACAAGAAGTTAAGTCTCAAATATCTAAATCCATGATTGACGCCGCTGCAAAGACTACAGAAGAAGCCGAA GCAGACAAGGACCAAGACATGATTGAAAAGGACAGCGAGGAATACGAGGGTAATTGGAAACGGCGTAAAGCAGCCCATTCAGAAGACGAAGATGGTTCAGATCCCAAAAAGCCGAATGAAGAAAAGGACAGTGAAATATCTACCGCGGTAAAGCCAATCGATGGCGACAAAAAGTATGATCCGTTGGAGGCTGATGCTGAAAGTGAAGATGAGAATCATGAgagtgagggaaaaaaatcgtctgCCGAAAAAGTGTGGGCTGATATGGATAATGACATTGATGTTGAAATTGGCAATTTACTCGAAGACGATACTGGTGAGGAGAAGGTGTCAACTTTAGAACCTCAGAATACACCacagaaattagaaaaagaaattactcCAATTATCAAGTCTACCAATCAAAACTCACCGCGCGGACGTGGTGGCGGTTACCGTTCGCGTGGAAACCGAGCGCGGAGATCACGTCGTTGA
- the LOC124404017 gene encoding 3-hydroxyacyl-CoA dehydrogenase type-2: MLKGAVALVTGGGSGLGLATVQRFVKQGSKVVIADLATSNSREIADQLGPSVAFSPTDVRSEEDVTTALNLAKKKFGKLDVVVNCAGIGVAFKTYNFNKKAAHHLDDFVNVLMVNTVGTFNVIRLAAALIGENEPNEDGQRGVIVNTSSIAAFDGQIGQAAYAASKAAVAGMTLPIARDLSTQGIRVVTIAPGLFDTPLLQSIPQKVRDFLAATVPFPPRLGNPAEYAQFVESVIENPMLNGEVIRLDGALRMQA, from the exons ATGTTgaag GGAGCTGTTGCTTTAGTGACTGGAGGGGGATCTGGCCTGGGGTTGGCGACGGTTCAAAGATTTGTGAAGCAAGGGTCAAAAGTTGTTATTGCTGATCTTGCCACATCTAACTCACGTGAGATCGCAGATCAGCTCGGACCATCTGTAGCATTTTCTCCGActgat GTAAGATCAGAGGAAGATGTCACGACGGCATTGAACTTGGCGAAGAAAAAGTTTGGTAAATTGGACGTGGTCGTAAATTGTGCTGGTATTGGTGTAGCTTTTAAAACATACAATTTTAATAAGAAGGCTGCACATCATTTGGATGATTTTGTAAATGTACTGATGGTCAATACTGTCGGAACATTCAACGTAATTCGATTGGCAGCCGCTCTGATCGGTGAGAATGAGCCTAACGAAGATGGGCAACGGGGAGTCATAGTGAACACATCCAGCATAGCAGCTTTCGATGGACAGATCGGCCAAGCTGCTTATGCAGCAAGTAAAGCTGCTGTGGCTGGCATGACTCTTCCCATTGCCAGAGATTTGTCAACTCAAGGTATTCGCGTTGTGACTATTGCACCTGGGTTATTCGATACGCCACTGTTACAATCAATCCCTCAGAAAGTGAGAGATTTTCTGGCAGCCACGGTACCCTTTCCACCAAGACTAGGAAATCCTGCCGAATATGCACAATTTGTAGAATCGGTTATCGAGAATCCAATGCTTAATGGCGAAGTCATAAGACTGGACGGAGCCTTGAGAATGCAGGCATAA